Proteins from a genomic interval of Prevotella sp. E13-27:
- the miaA gene encoding tRNA (adenosine(37)-N6)-dimethylallyltransferase MiaA, which translates to MNKLITILGPTASGKTPLAAALAREVDGEILSADSRQVYRRMDLGTGKDLADYTITDAQGTVTIPYHLIDICEPGTKYNLFQYQQDFFDAYEDIVKRGKQPILCGGTGLYIEAVLKGYHLSPVPQNPELRASLEGKSLEELTETLKELKAKNGSIMHNTTDVDSCQRAIRAIEIETYNIEHPMPLRELPAIDSLIIGVNIDRELRREKITRRLKARLDEGMLDEIRALLDSGIPAEDLIYYGLEYKYLTEYVVGNLTYDEMFRQLEIAIHQFAKRQMTWFRGMERRGFTINWIDATLPMEEKVQAIQQLMATQK; encoded by the coding sequence ATGAACAAACTTATAACAATACTTGGTCCTACAGCAAGTGGAAAGACTCCGTTAGCTGCTGCGTTAGCACGAGAGGTAGATGGCGAGATTCTTTCTGCCGACTCTCGTCAAGTCTATCGACGCATGGACTTAGGTACAGGCAAGGACCTTGCTGACTATACCATAACAGATGCTCAAGGAACAGTAACCATACCCTATCACCTCATTGACATCTGCGAGCCTGGCACGAAGTACAATCTTTTTCAGTATCAGCAGGACTTCTTCGATGCTTATGAAGACATCGTCAAGCGTGGAAAGCAGCCTATACTCTGTGGAGGCACAGGTCTGTATATTGAGGCTGTACTGAAAGGCTATCATCTTTCGCCCGTGCCACAGAACCCTGAGTTACGCGCCAGTCTCGAAGGCAAAAGCCTCGAAGAGCTGACAGAGACGCTGAAAGAGCTGAAGGCGAAAAACGGCTCAATAATGCATAACACTACTGACGTTGATTCTTGTCAGAGAGCCATTCGTGCTATAGAGATTGAGACCTACAACATTGAGCATCCTATGCCTCTTCGCGAATTGCCAGCAATCGATTCACTCATCATAGGCGTTAACATTGATCGCGAGTTACGACGCGAGAAAATCACACGCCGTCTTAAAGCCCGCCTTGACGAGGGGATGCTCGATGAGATTCGCGCCCTACTCGACAGCGGCATCCCAGCAGAAGACCTTATCTATTACGGATTAGAATATAAATACTTGACGGAGTATGTTGTTGGCAACCTCACCTATGACGAGATGTTCCGTCAGCTTGAGATAGCTATCCACCAGTTTGCCAAGCGCCAGATGACCTGGTTCCGAGGCATGGAGCGTCGCGGCTTTACCATCAACTGGATTGATGCCACACTACCTATGGAAGAGAAAGTGCAGGCTATACAACAACTTATGGCAACACAAAAATAG
- a CDS encoding diacylglycerol/lipid kinase family protein: MAVDTTRWGILYCPKTGTTKKLKRWEKIKSILDSKKVSYDVVHSEQSDSVSRLVTMLISNGYKTIIIIGGDSALNDAVNCLMNEEKKVRDEIVLGVIPNGVMNDFARFWNFNEDNDEQTIDWLLKKRTRKVDIGCIRYTTKEGEKSHRYFLNCVNIGMTADIMNLRRQTRKMFGSRTLSFISSLLVMLFHRMEYKMCLHINSDTIDRKVMTVCVGNGTGYGQTPSAVPYNGMLDVSVVYTPEVMQMFEGLWLLITGRFLNHRSVHPFRTREVVVEEAGKALVGVDGRLIPHPVGDYRIQVEQEVVNFLIPD; encoded by the coding sequence ATGGCAGTAGATACTACACGATGGGGCATTCTATATTGCCCGAAAACCGGAACAACAAAAAAGCTTAAACGCTGGGAAAAGATTAAGTCAATCCTTGATTCCAAGAAAGTGTCTTACGATGTTGTGCATAGCGAGCAGTCAGACAGCGTGAGCCGACTGGTTACTATGCTTATATCAAACGGATATAAGACCATCATCATCATTGGTGGCGACTCTGCTCTCAACGATGCCGTGAACTGTCTGATGAATGAAGAGAAAAAAGTGCGCGATGAAATAGTACTCGGAGTAATACCTAATGGTGTGATGAACGACTTCGCCCGCTTCTGGAACTTCAATGAGGACAACGACGAACAAACCATTGACTGGCTACTGAAAAAGAGAACTCGCAAGGTGGATATCGGCTGTATACGCTATACAACAAAGGAAGGCGAGAAAAGTCATCGCTACTTCCTGAACTGCGTAAATATTGGTATGACAGCAGACATCATGAATCTGCGCCGACAGACGCGAAAGATGTTTGGCTCACGAACCCTTTCATTTATCTCGTCGCTATTAGTGATGCTTTTCCACCGCATGGAATACAAGATGTGCCTTCACATCAACAGCGACACCATTGACAGGAAAGTAATGACGGTATGTGTAGGCAATGGTACAGGCTATGGTCAGACTCCAAGTGCTGTGCCCTACAACGGAATGCTCGATGTATCAGTGGTTTACACTCCTGAGGTAATGCAAATGTTCGAAGGTCTCTGGCTACTCATTACAGGTCGTTTCCTCAACCACCGTTCAGTACATCCGTTCCGTACTCGCGAAGTTGTTGTTGAAGAAGCAGGCAAGGCTCTTGTTGGTGTCGATGGAAGACTTATTCCCCACCCCGTCGGCGATTATCGCATACAAGTGGAACAAGAGGTCGTGAATTTCCTGATTCCAGACTAA
- a CDS encoding helix-turn-helix domain-containing protein, with protein MNQAFTNHRIWISLVLLFATVTGMASDDTFCLLGQKQGLANDTVLQMTQLADGRMLIVTKHTIDIYNGGRFEHIKRTEEHWQQLPGYYGATNLIVDSLDRLWVKYWQRVACYDLKQRKHIKSGIPHGADDFFYDSTGRLWTLKERILYCGKHRLELPKDKSIVQNIDVWKDRLYAFFNNGQVIVYGLKEDKQLMQVAAYDGNYISQYANTSTVQHSKDRFYQVRTGGKGKSIFLCFDPAGNQWKTLLKTDFYLHTLIVTPNDMAYISTAEGYLRMNLNTNEWELITTLTLPDGSTISTGANTIYQDREGGIWLGTYHDGLLYSSPQSGMFDNPTDDEKAPFAQPDTETEQPWWNSIWTKTGLLLIVIGIGLMTIVIRTRRKQVRIPTSEDSAGQTIEHHADNEPSPQENEFIERATLLVEQHLSKPNYGVEQLAADLCMERTGLYRKLTVLTQQSPVSFIRNIRLKHAADMILTGDRSITEIAEQTGFGSTSYFSKCFQKEYGCKPSDYKG; from the coding sequence ATGAACCAGGCATTCACTAATCATAGGATATGGATCTCCCTCGTACTGCTGTTTGCAACGGTAACTGGAATGGCCTCAGACGATACATTCTGTCTGTTGGGACAGAAACAGGGATTGGCCAACGACACCGTACTGCAGATGACGCAGTTGGCCGACGGCCGTATGCTGATAGTGACAAAACACACCATAGATATTTATAATGGTGGGCGTTTTGAACATATCAAAAGAACGGAAGAGCACTGGCAGCAGCTACCTGGATACTACGGAGCCACCAACCTGATAGTGGACAGTCTGGACCGTCTATGGGTGAAATACTGGCAACGAGTGGCCTGTTACGACTTGAAACAACGGAAACACATCAAGTCAGGAATACCTCATGGGGCCGATGACTTTTTCTATGATTCAACTGGAAGGCTATGGACACTAAAAGAAAGAATACTATACTGCGGAAAACATCGCCTCGAACTGCCCAAGGACAAGAGTATAGTCCAGAACATTGATGTGTGGAAAGACCGTCTCTATGCCTTCTTCAACAACGGACAAGTGATCGTGTACGGTTTGAAAGAGGACAAACAATTGATGCAGGTAGCAGCCTATGATGGCAACTACATTTCTCAATATGCAAACACATCGACAGTACAGCATTCAAAAGACCGTTTCTATCAGGTTAGAACAGGAGGAAAAGGAAAATCCATCTTCCTTTGTTTCGACCCTGCCGGCAACCAGTGGAAGACGCTGCTGAAAACTGATTTCTACCTGCACACACTCATCGTAACTCCTAACGACATGGCCTATATTTCTACCGCCGAGGGATATCTGCGAATGAATCTAAACACCAATGAGTGGGAATTGATCACAACCCTGACGCTGCCCGACGGCTCGACCATTTCAACAGGAGCGAACACCATCTACCAGGACCGCGAAGGCGGAATATGGCTGGGCACGTATCACGACGGTCTGCTATACAGTTCGCCTCAGAGCGGCATGTTCGACAATCCGACCGACGATGAAAAGGCCCCATTCGCCCAACCTGATACTGAGACAGAACAACCCTGGTGGAACTCTATATGGACAAAGACAGGCCTACTCCTCATTGTGATTGGTATAGGATTGATGACGATAGTGATCAGAACCAGACGCAAACAGGTTCGGATTCCAACGAGCGAAGATTCCGCCGGGCAGACCATTGAGCATCATGCCGACAATGAACCTTCACCACAAGAGAACGAATTTATTGAAAGGGCTACGCTATTGGTGGAACAACATCTGTCAAAGCCAAACTATGGAGTGGAACAACTGGCTGCCGACCTTTGCATGGAGCGTACAGGATTGTACAGGAAACTGACGGTACTCACCCAGCAATCGCCAGTATCATTCATTCGCAACATACGCCTAAAACACGCAGCCGACATGATTCTAACTGGCGACAGAAGTATCACTGAGATTGCCGAGCAAACGGGATTCGGTTCGACCAGCTATTTCAGCAAATGTTTCCAAAAAGAATACGGATGCAAACCATCTGACTACAAAGGATAA
- a CDS encoding Crp/Fnr family transcriptional regulator has protein sequence MLEKEIDKTEVAKSVSMLWDPLSDEQRELFVEKLSVLQLSRDEVLFRQNDVPDYFYYLLKGKVAFHKTGVANQTHIVRMVEPGAIFGYAAAIEGCNRHSTAVAGDDTEVLRIPVNLMFHFIWENSNFAMLFLKELSTLIGLSINRTISLTQKHIRGRLAETLLSMKDKYGVEDDGCTLAVYLSRDDIAHMSNMTTSNAIRTLSSFAQEGLIVIDGRKIKFVDCDALKVISDRG, from the coding sequence ATGTTGGAAAAAGAAATTGATAAGACTGAAGTAGCGAAATCTGTGTCAATGTTATGGGATCCGCTGTCTGATGAGCAGCGTGAGCTCTTTGTTGAAAAATTATCTGTGTTACAGTTGTCACGTGACGAGGTGTTGTTTCGTCAGAATGATGTTCCCGACTATTTCTATTATCTGTTAAAAGGTAAGGTTGCTTTTCATAAGACGGGAGTTGCCAACCAGACTCATATAGTCCGTATGGTGGAGCCAGGTGCCATCTTTGGCTATGCTGCTGCTATAGAAGGATGTAATCGCCACTCTACTGCTGTTGCTGGTGACGATACGGAAGTGCTTCGCATTCCAGTGAATCTTATGTTCCATTTCATTTGGGAGAATAGCAACTTTGCAATGCTTTTCCTGAAAGAACTCTCAACTCTCATTGGCTTGTCAATTAATCGCACTATAAGTCTCACTCAGAAGCATATTCGTGGCAGACTTGCTGAGACTCTTCTGTCAATGAAAGATAAATATGGTGTTGAGGATGATGGTTGCACTCTTGCTGTCTATCTCAGTCGAGATGACATAGCTCACATGTCGAACATGACTACCAGCAATGCCATTCGTACACTCTCATCTTTTGCTCAAGAGGGTCTCATTGTCATAGATGGCAGAAAAATCAAGTTCGTTGACTGCGACGCATTAAAGGTTATATCAGACAGGGGCTAA